The following is a genomic window from Elusimicrobiaceae bacterium.
TGCTTGGGGACTATGGCCGGTTCGGTTTGCATATGGTGCCTAAATATTTAGAGTTCAGGCGGTTCGGTTTCAAGGTGCGGGTCAGCGTCGTCAAGGATAATCCGTCTTTTTCGGATAATGGCGGCATTATTCCTAAATAACGTCTGGTTTGCCGTGCCGCCCGACCGGGTGGAATTTTTTCGCGGGTAATAAAATTGCATGGCAATTGCGTGCCGGGCAGGATTTTTTGTGATTATGCGCGGCGATCCGGTGAAAAGCGGCGGCAGGTCCGCGGCTGTTCGGGGGTGCGGGTTTGTTTTTTTTGTTGTTATAAAGAACGGCCCCGGCCTTTAAGGCCGGGGCCGTTCTTTAAAAACCTTGCGGTTTAAAGAGGCCGGATGTTAGCGGCTTTCGGGCCTTTGTCAGAAGAGGATTTTTCAAATTCGACTTCCTGTCCTTCTTCGAGGGATTTGTAGCCGTCACCCTGGATCTCGGAGAAATGCGCGAATAAATCCTGTGAACCGTCGTCAGGGGTGATGAACCCGTATCCTTTCTGATTGTTAAACCACTTTACTTTTCCTTTCATATTAATTGAGTCCTTTGAACCTTGTTCTTTAATTTTCAGGCCTTGCGGCCTTCCGGGAAGCTTCCGCTTCCTTGGATATATTATAGCATAAAAAAGCCCCGGCATTACAACCGGGGCTTTTTGCAAAGAAGATTCCGGGTTTACAGGGGTCTGATTCCGGCGGCCTTGGGGCCTTTGTCGGAAGCGGATTTTTCAAATTCGACTTCCTGACCTTCTTCGAGGGATTTATAGCCGTCGCCCTGGATCTCCGAGAAATGGGCGAACAAATCCTGCGAACCGTCGTCAGGAGTAATGAACCCGTATCCTTTCTGGTTGTTAAACCATTTTACTTTTCCTTTCATATTAATAACTACCTCTTCTATTTCAGTTAACAGACCCTTGGTCCGTTTGTGGAAAAATTATTGCATCCACATAAAAATGATATCAGTTTGCGCAAAAAAAAGCAAGTGCCGCCTGTCAGGAAAAATGCAGCGCGGTGAAAACGGAGAGGCCAAGCACCAGAAACTGCCCGTCCACAAGGGTTTCCGCGTGGATGGTTTTCGGTATCCGGTTGAAATAATACGCGCCGAAACAAAACAGCGTATACATGTTTCCAGCCAGCAGCGCCCACGCCAGCGTGCTGTGGTTTTCGTGCAGGGTCAGCGCCAGCAGCAGCCCGGTCACGCAAAGGGCGAGGGTCAAAAGAATATTTTTTGTCAGC
Proteins encoded in this region:
- a CDS encoding cold-shock protein produces the protein MKGKVKWFNNQKGYGFITPDDGSQDLFAHFSEIQGDGYKSLEEGQEVEFEKSSSDKGPKAANIRPL
- a CDS encoding cold-shock protein → MKGKVKWFNNQKGYGFITPDDGSQDLFAHFSEIQGDGYKSLEEGQEVEFEKSASDKGPKAAGIRPL